The DNA sequence CTGCTCTTAAAGTCCAGCTGATGATCCTTGagagtcccttccagctcagcatattctgtgaatCTGTGAGAATGTTACACACTCACAACTTTAGATGGGTGTGAGGTGTGCAGTGCCACCTTTCCAGCACTTGTAGAAGCCTTTCCAGTGTGCTGTGCATAGGCAGTAGGACAGGTGAAGTGGGTAATGAAGTCTGGGTAGCAAAGCTTTTTCTGCATTAATGCAAAGAAATAGCATCTTCGAAGTGGTTGTGGTAATAGTacttgaaatacaagttaattCATTATTTAATTTCTATTAAAACCTAAACACAACCTTATCCTAATCGATACTTTTCCCGCCACTGTTGCTCTCTATCATCCCCAGTCCTAGCTGTATCTCGCCGTGTTTGTAGGAGGAGGCAGTGATGTCATGTGAAATAAAAATGGTTTTTTctgctggaattccagaatgcCGGGACTCAGCTGTAGGTTCTACCAGCATAAATTCCCCGAGGTGGAGGATGTGGTGATGGTCAACGTTCGCTCCATTGCTGAGATGGGAGCCTATGTCAGCCTGCTGGAGTACAACAACATCGAGGGCATGATCCTCCTCAGTGAGCTGTCCAGGCGGCGCATCCGCTCCATAAACAAGCTCATCCGCATCGGCAGGAACGAGTGCGTCGTCGTCATAAGGGTCGACAAAGAGAAAGGTGTCTGGGCATGTGCTGGGCTCTGTCAAGACTGAGTTTGTAGACAGAAATGCAGATAAACCAAGCAggtgtttgtgggttttgtcAGGGCTACTTTTTTTTGAGCATTGAAGTAAAATAGGCCATCACTGACCAGACCTATGATCGTTCTTCTGTTCCTCTGTGTCCTTTGGGAATTGGGTTAATGAAAGTAAATCATATCAGTAAAGGTTTAAGTGGCTCCTCACCAGATCAGTCACTGAACTGTAGTGAAgtgtaattttcttttgataCCTATGTAGATTTTCTAAGTCAACTGAAGAGAAGGATCATTTGCTGTAGAACTAAAAATCTAGATGCTAAGCATTTAGTGCTCACCATCCATCCTGTTTGTTAACAAGTCTCAAACCTTGTTGATGAAGGTGGTGACAAGTACGTAATCATTGTGAATTCTTTAGACAAAAGTTAGAATTTTACAGGCAGTTTTGGTTTTTCCTGTCTTTGaaggtttttaaaatgtaatttttattgaaaacatttcagatttTGATAATGCAGTTCCACACAATCTCTAAAATCTCTATCCAGCTATACAGCAATAATAAACACTGAGCACGTCTCCTAGAAATGTTACTGTTGGTATGACGTTTCTCAAGTTACATGCTTTTCTAGAATGCTTCTGAAATTGTCGATAACTCTGAGAATAAGTAATGAATGACAGGATACGGAAAAGCAGAGATGAAAGAGAGACAGAAATAAACTTATTGCAGATAAATCTGAAGTGAAATAAGTTTCCCAACATCTCTAATGAAATTATACTTTTACAAGTTAAACTTGTTTTCATATTAATAGAGAAACCCATCTGGAATTCATCTAGTGGTCTTTTACTGAACTTATTGGAGAACATATAGTTTGTGAGAAATAGGTGGAGGCCTTTTATAATTTAGAACAGAGttcaaaaagaattttttcGTGGGTATTTCTTTCAGGCTGAGTCTGTTTTATTAGGAAACTCTTCAGAGCTAAAGTGATGAGATGCTGGCCTTGAATTAAATTGTGTTGAGCACTAAAAAAATATGCATTACATTTGCTTCTTTGTATgctggaataatttttttttccccaaactgtgtacagaaacataaaaataatagaTCACTAGTTTCTGAGATAAAATTTTCTACTCTGAGTATTTACAGTTGAAAGAATTTTGAATCATAATTTGGATCATAATTTGCTTAAATTCATCAAGGTTTGgtcttgtttttctctgtggCAAAATATCAGGATACTGTAGGCAGGGGGCAAATCCTGAGCCAGAGTGTTTGTTCTTGAGTTTCTCTTGAAGGAATCAGACTTAGATTGCACAGTAGCtgacatttttaaaatcatcttccccaacaggtTATATTGATTTGTCAAAAAGAAGAGTTTCTCCAGAGGAGGCAATCAAATGTGAAGACAAATTCACAAAATCAAAGACTGTAAGTTGCCTTTCTGTATTTAGGCCCTGTGTATTTCAAGCTTCTTTCTTGAGCAACCAAAATGCACAGACATTAAGATAAAAGTAAAGCATTCAGGTGTTAGGCATACTTGTGATTCTCATTTATCTCTGCAAAGATATATAACCAGCTTATGTGTCCATGAGCATTACGTGGTAAGCTGCTTATTAAATAATTAATCAATCAAGAAAGGTTTCAGTTAAGAACTTATAATGTAAGTGGATATATTTAAATGATCAGAAATCCAAAAGTATGTGCAGGTTTAGCACCCTGTGGGCAACTTTTTATTGGAGAGATGTGCTGGTAGTTTCAGGCTCCCATCCTTACTGCTGTGTGGTCTTAACACTTCCAAGTAGAAATTTTTGTCTCTTTCAGTatttgctttggggtttttagcaGTCCATTGTTGCAGGTTTACAGCATCCTTCGCCACGTTGCCGAGGTCTTGGAGTACACTAAGGATGAGCAGctggagagcctgttccagAGAACTGCCTGGGTGTTTGATGACAAGTACAAAAGGCCTGGATATGGTGCTTATGATGCATTCAAGCATGCAGTCTCGTAAGGACTTCTTCTATGCTTCTAGGGGCTTATTTCAAATTGCAGACAAGTATTTCCTAAGTAGACCTGTCACCATGTTCGTTCTTTTGGCTTGTATCATTTGGTTTCTTTCCCAGAATCAGTATGAAGAATATACTGGTCAAGTAAATCTAGTAAATTTTGACATCAGTCTAATAGAGGAAGAACCTCTGGTCTTCAATTGTCTGTCAGAACTTGCCTGGTTTTAGTCCCAGACAGATTTTATCAGAAATACCTAGCTTTATGTCTGAAGGCATTTCTACTCAGAGCTGATTGTCACTCttccacttttttctttttttaaatgcaacaaGCTGACTTGTTACTTATCTCCACTTCTGAACTTAAGGAACAGGATCATAAACTTAGAAATGGAATTATGAACAGAAAGAGGTGGAAATTGTAGTGCTAAGGAAATATGCACTGAGATAGatggcttttatttttaaaatagagtctgatattttaatttgctttcaGAGTCGAAGTATTTGGTTTCCCTCTACGGAATTTGCTGTGAAATTGTCAGCCCTAAACTGGATTTCTCAGTGAAcattttcagttttgcttttcacagcaccgaggtgtgtgtgtgatggggtGAAGCTGAGCGCTAGGTGGCAGCAATAACGCTGTCAGAAGTGCCGGTGGCTCTGGGAGCCAGGGCGCTCGGTAGTGTTAACGTAGCTGAAAACCAGCTCTGCGTTTTGGGGGAAGAAACAGCTTGTGTCCTCGCTTAGAATTAATGTGTTTTGTTTCATATTGTCATTATGCTTTTCTAGTGATAGCAAACTCACTGCTAAAGGGAAAATCTGGACATACTGCTGTAAAAGGAATTCCAGATCACTCTTAAGTGATTAATAAATACTTAGTTAAACATCTgtataatataattaaaaaaaaaaccacctctaGTTACACTGGCTGTTTTCAGCCATATACTCATGAAAACTCCTCAGCACAGGCCCTTTGTTGCTCTCTTGCTATTCAGTTTGGAGCACAAACTTCAGAAGCTGTCTGTTCTCAAAAGATCTTTCCATCAGTAATGCCTTAAGATTTCTGACTGTGGTCTGCAAATTTTATTTCATCCTGTTGTGCTCCTACATAAATGTATAGCAGTTGAGTAGAACAATGTGGATATTGCTGCCTTCCTGGTTTTGCTGGATTGCTGTGTGAAGTTTAGAATTCTCACTAAAAATATGGCTTGTGATTCCTTTCTTTGTACTGACGATTAGTGTTTTGAATTTTCACACAGCACGATGCCTATGGCAGAAATTGCACAGTATATTTACCTTCTGAtcagtaaaaattaaatattgggGACCTATTGTTGGAAGCCTACCAAATGCTTTAACAGGTGGATTTAACAGGATAGTTTGGAAAGAAAGCAGAATTTGTATATACCATAAATCACTTCTGCCATACAGGTTCATATTTTGATCTGTAAAACCTGTAatgtttctgggttttgtttgcttgtttggcCCTTATACTCTCTGTACTTAGCATACAAAAACATGAAAGTTGCTGTTTTATTAGCAGCAGAGACCAATCTCTAGTATTACCTCTGGCTTTTGCgccattttattttgtgtttgccTGCTGGTGGTATTGTAGGTGatctggtggggttttttttttcagaaaactgaCTTTTTGTCTCTGCAGAACAGATGTTTTTGTGAGGAACTTTTTGGTTATGTTCTCTATTTCAGAtagatttggggtgaatttaaTACAGCAATAGAAAATTGATGCCACTTCTTTAAAAGAGAACTGCTAATTTGTGTTGGTAAACAGCAGAGGAATTTGCTTCTGTGATCTCTGAGTTTGAAACTATGAACTTGGGATTTAAAAAGCCTTTATCCTTGCTTTAGCTGAGAATGCAGCCAGCAGATAAATATCTGTCTGTGATTCAGATACTGCTAAAAACAAGTACCAAATAACATGGAATGAATGTGGGTTACTTTGTAGAATGACAAATATCTTGTGTTTGAATGAAatactaaaataattttaaaactccGGATTCATCATGGATTTGCTTTTATGTGGTATGAGTTTATTTTCACTTtggagaaaatataaaaatatcaaGAAGCTGGATAGTTGTCACATTCTATTTATCTTATTTAGAGGGAGCAAGAGAAAAGCCATtcctttgctttaaaaaaaaatttaaatcattCAGGTTATTCCTTCCAGGAACAAATTGAGTAAACTGCTATGTTTACCAGTAgaaaatgctttgaaaaataGATGTGTTCATTTTCTTGTAGTGTTTCAATGGGTTCTTAagaaatttccattttctttgccTAGTAGGTATTTAATTTAGGATTATTTGTAAGAAGTAGAATTAGTACCAGAAGTTTATGTTGTGCTGTATTCCTCTTCAGTATAAGTTCTGTAACATTGCTTTGCTTGGCTCAGAGACCCTGCAATCCTGGACAGCCTGGATCTGACAGAGGAAGAGAGGCGGGTGTTGATTGACAACATTAACAGACGTCTCACACCACAGGCAGTCAAAATCCGAGCTGGTGAGTTCATCCCACGTGCTCCTGGAACCTGGCTTGATCCTTGGCTTGAGAGAGTGGATCTTGCTGGAAACCATAAACTCAGTTAAAACTAATGGTTCATAATGCTGATATTTGAATGGAGCTGTTCAGAATTAAGACACCTTAATCAAGGATTGCTTTCAAATTGCCTGTGTGGGTTCTATCCCAAAGTGCAAGGTGGTTTGGCTTTAATTTTTCCTCCCAAAGTACAGATTCCTTGGAACACGGACTGGTTGTCATGATAGAATATGTGTTCTGTCATATTGCATTGGCACACAATGAAACTAAATATTTTATAGTTTTTACTGCATCTACAATATTCTTTTTCATTATTCAGAGTTTTAGATTCATGGATTCCCTGACAGGGTAATTGAACTCTGTCAGCACAACTACAGCATGCACCTTAGTCACTTGTTCATAAACATGTGAAAATAGTATTTCTAACAGGTTGATTGCAGACCATTCAGTAGAAGATATCAGCTCAAGCCTAGCACATCTCTAATCTATGAGCTAGTTTGTCTCTTACTAATTTAGTGTGGCAGAAAAAGCACATGACTGCATGACTTCAGAAGACATACTTCAAAACTGTAAATCTGGCTCTACAGAGCAGCCTAAAGGCACACTTGCCATTAAACAGATAGTGTAGCCAAATCACGTTTTTAACTAGATTGAGAAATTGCCTCTGATCTGCAAGTGTAAATTGAAGAGCATTAACACTTGCTGATTACTGTGGAGAGAAGAGATAAGCCTTTTCCACTCTGAAATCTAGAAGAGTACAAAAAGTAAGGTAATGTAAAATTCCTCTACCTATTGCTTGAGACTGCCAGGAGTTAACAGAGTTCAAAAATTTGATGTAATTGCCGTGAAGAGTGCATTTACTAACATGAATAGCACTTCATCACTTTTGAAAATAAAGTGAAAGAGCATGTCTTCTTACTTCCTTCAT is a window from the Zonotrichia albicollis isolate bZonAlb1 chromosome 6, bZonAlb1.hap1, whole genome shotgun sequence genome containing:
- the EIF2S1 gene encoding eukaryotic translation initiation factor 2 subunit 1; this encodes MPGLSCRFYQHKFPEVEDVVMVNVRSIAEMGAYVSLLEYNNIEGMILLSELSRRRIRSINKLIRIGRNECVVVIRVDKEKGYIDLSKRRVSPEEAIKCEDKFTKSKTVYSILRHVAEVLEYTKDEQLESLFQRTAWVFDDKYKRPGYGAYDAFKHAVSDPAILDSLDLTEEERRVLIDNINRRLTPQAVKIRADIEVACYGYEGIDAVKEALRAGLNCSTENMPIKINLIAPPRYVMTTTTLERTEGLSVLNQAMAVIKEKIEEKRGVFNVQMEPKVVTDTDETELARQLERLERENAEVDGDDDAEEMEAKTED